In one window of Ptiloglossa arizonensis isolate GNS036 chromosome 5, iyPtiAriz1_principal, whole genome shotgun sequence DNA:
- the Ars2 gene encoding arsenic resistance protein 2 isoform X3 — translation MGDSDDEYDRKRRDKFRGERTESYSREGRRDDRRRDDWVDRNYSREWSSRPRQRPDYREYRGGGGGGRDRYSPARSQEMAPPMKRMRTDWDDRPRYGHDYYGGGGGGAASWGPDHYPPPHHGNHHYGNHGNSSSREVAGNFSNSNVETQPPMMSFKAFLGTQEDTITDEEAIKRYNEYKLEFRRQQLNEFFVAHKDEEWFKIKYHPEESVKRKEEQVGALKKRVEVFLEMLDIEEIDKVSVDADQADALLHLLDAVVIKLEGGTEEDLQVLDVKPNNPILSKDTRDKEDAKMKAGAEKKLDNSDASKTDEASRTEKTFKNGQGVDAETKSVEKDENLVEEAEKPEDSIEDTKKDEDADESGQTEEVNAKKRKRTDSNSSSSSSSSSSSSSGSDSNKPDTPKAETPVAEKADASNENIETRDNKEDDREAKADGELSEPKKSTIEPEAVIDLASEDKEKEPRALHKTSSIFLRNLAPTITKAEVEAMCKRFPGFLRVAIADPQPERRWFRRGWVSFERQVNIKEICWSLNNIRLRDCELGAIVNRDLSRRIRTVNGLTSHKQIVRHDIKLSAKIVHNLDNRVGLWNEEKKDDHHASKHEDDNKENRSAQSARDVEQAAFGLSSKNPVLKNITDYLIEEASAEEEELLGMSGDQEEGQLGGDGDGPIERDPTLVKVLDRLILYLRIVHSVDYYNHCEYPNEDEMPNRCGIMHVRGSPPTAKVSSTELSEYCRNFESKMSAFLQPVATLSQEEFDKLGAKNAEVEVEKFVQANTQELSKDKWLCPLSGKKFKGPDFIRKHIFNKHAEKVAEVKAEAEYFNNYLKDPKRPQLPEHPGNKAPPREGIREGFNPYGCTTFGSYGGSGYGGSRGGYGSNYGAGFGGGFGMPRPSRGGFNRGRGGGGDFRPVIHYRDLDAPREPDEFL, via the exons ATGGGTGACTCTGACGACGAGTACGATAGAAAGAGAAGAGACAAATTTAGAGGGGAGAGGACAGAGTCCTATTCCAGAGAAGGTCGCAGAGATGACAGAAGAAGGGACGATTGGGTCGATAG GAATTATTCTAGAGAGTGGTCAAGTCGCCCTAGACAACGCCCAGATTATAGAGAGTACCGTGGTGGCGGAGGTGGTGGACGAGATAGATACAGCCCAGCCAGATCGCAGGAGATGGCACCTCCGATGAAAAGAATGAGGACCGATTGGGACGATCGGCCAAGATACGGACACGATTACtacggaggtggaggaggtggtgcAGCTTCTTGGGGACCGGACCACTATCCCCCGCCCCATCATGGCAATCATCACTATGGAAACCATGGTAACAGTAGCAG TCGAGAAGTAGCCGGCAACTTCAGTAATTCCAATGTCGAAACTCAACCTCCGATGATGTCGTTCAAAGCATTCCTTGGGACCCAAGAAGACACAATTACCGATGAGGAAGCTATTAAGCGCTATAATGAATATAAACTGGAATTCAGGAGGCAACAGTTGAACGAGTTCTTCGTTGCTCACAAGGACGAGGAATG GTTCAAAATAAAGTACCATCCGGAAGAGTCGGTGAAGAGAAAGGAGGAACAAGTGGGAGCCCTTAAG AAACGCGTTGAAGTTTTCTTGGAAATGCTCGACATTGAAGAAATAGACAAAGTTTCGGTCGACGCCGATCAAGCTGACGCCTTGCTACATTTGTTGGACGCGGTGGTTATTAAATTGGAAGGCGGTACCGAAGAAGATTTACAAGTTTTGGATGTGAAACCAAATAATCCAATCCTATCTAAAGACACAAGAGATAAAGAAGATGCAAAGATGAAAGCTGGAGCTGAAAAGAAACTCGACAACAG TGACGCAAGTAAAACAGACGAAGCTTCGCGCACAgagaaaacatttaaaaatgGACAAGGCGTGGATGCCGAAACAAAAAGCGTAGAAAAAGACGAGAATTTGGTAGAAGAGGCTGAAAAACCTGAAGATAGTATAGAAGACACGAAAAAGGACGAGGATGCAGACGAGTCAG GTCAAACGGAGGAAGTTAATGCTAAAAAGAGAAAACGTACCGATAGCAAcagtagcagcagcagcagtagcagcagtagtagTTCGTCCGGCAGCGACAGTAACAAACCCGACACACCTAAAGCGGAAACTC CGGTTGCCGAAAAAGCGGATGCCAGTAACGAAAATATAGAGACGCGAGATAACAAAGAGGACGATCGAGAGGCTAAAGCTGATGGTGAGTTGTCAGAACCTAAAAAGTCTACGATAGAACCGGAAGCTGTGATCGATTTGGCCAGCGAAGATAAGGAAAAAGAACCTAGAGCCTTGCACAAGACTAGCAgcatctttcttcgtaacttggCGCCGACTATCACGAAGGCGGAAGTCGAGGCG ATGTGCAAACGCTTCCCTGGATTTTTACGAGTTGCCATAGCGGATCCTCAGCCAGAAAGGAGATGGTTCAGAAGAGGTTGGGTGTCCTTCGAACGACAAGTAAACATAAAAGAAATATGTTGGAGCTTAAACAATATTCGA CTTCGGGATTGCGAGCTGGGTGCTATAGTGAATCGAGATCTCTCGCGTCGCATCCGAACGGTAAACGGTTTGACGTCTCATAAGCAGATAGTCCGACACGATATCAAACTAAGCGCCAAGATCGTTCACAATTTGGACAACAGAGTTGGTCTctggaacgaagaaaagaaggacGATCATCACGCGTCGAAGCACGAAGATGACAACAAAGAGAACAGAAGCGCGCAAAGTGCCCGTGATGTCGAGCAAGCG GCGTTTGGATTGTCGTCCAAGAATCCAGTATTGAAGAACATTACCGATTATTTAATAGAAGAAGCATCAGCTGAGGAAGAAGAATTATTAGGAATGTCCGGTGATCAAGAGGAGGGACAACTCGGAGGTGACGGAGATGGTCCGATCGAAAGAGATCCAACCCTCGTCAAG GTATTGGACAGATTGATACTTTACTTGCGTATAGTTCATTCTGTGGATTATTACAATCATTGCGAGTATCCGAACGAGGACGAGATGCCAAACAGATGCGGCATAATGCACGTCAGAGGATCGCCTCCGACCGCCAAGGTGTCCAGTACTGAGTTGTCGGAATACTGTCGCAACTTCGAGAGCAAAATGTCCGCTTTCCTGCAGCCAGTCGCGACCTTGTCTCAAGAAGAATTCGATAAACTCGGTGCTAAAAACGCAGAAGT TGAGGTGGAAAAATTTGTGCAAGCCAACACTCAAGAGCTGTCGAAAGACAAGTGGCTGTGCCCGCTCAGCGGGAAGAAGTTCAAAGGTCCGGATTTCATACGTAAACATATTTTCAACAAGCATGCGGAGAAAGTGGCCGAAGTGAAAGCGGAggcagaatatttcaacaactATCTGAAGGACCCGAAGAGGCCGCAGCTTCCCGAACATCCTGGAAACAAAGCACCTCCGAGAGAAGGCATACGCGAGGGATTCAATCCTTACGGTTGTACCAC GTTCGGAAGTTACGGTGGTAGCGGTTACGGTGGTAGCAGAGGAGGATATGGGTCCAACTATGGTGCAGGATTTGGTGGAGGATTTGGAATGCCGCGTCCCAGTCGTGGTGGTTTCAATAGAGGACG TGGCGGTGGAGGAGACTTCCGACCAGTCATTCATTATCGCGATCTCGATGCACCGAGAGAGCCGGACGAATTCCTATAA
- the Ars2 gene encoding arsenic resistance protein 2 isoform X1 has translation MGDSDDEYDRKRRDKFRGERTESYSREGRRDDRRRDDWVDSCNDRNYSREWSSRPRQRPDYREYRGGGGGGRDRYSPARSQEMAPPMKRMRTDWDDRPRYGHDYYGGGGGGAASWGPDHYPPPHHGNHHYGNHGNSSSREVAGNFSNSNVETQPPMMSFKAFLGTQEDTITDEEAIKRYNEYKLEFRRQQLNEFFVAHKDEEWFKIKYHPEESVKRKEEQVGALKKRVEVFLEMLDIEEIDKVSVDADQADALLHLLDAVVIKLEGGTEEDLQVLDVKPNNPILSKDTRDKEDAKMKAGAEKKLDNSDASKTDEASRTEKTFKNGQGVDAETKSVEKDENLVEEAEKPEDSIEDTKKDEDADESGQTEEVNAKKRKRTDSNSSSSSSSSSSSSSGSDSNKPDTPKAETPVAEKADASNENIETRDNKEDDREAKADGELSEPKKSTIEPEAVIDLASEDKEKEPRALHKTSSIFLRNLAPTITKAEVEAMCKRFPGFLRVAIADPQPERRWFRRGWVSFERQVNIKEICWSLNNIRLRDCELGAIVNRDLSRRIRTVNGLTSHKQIVRHDIKLSAKIVHNLDNRVGLWNEEKKDDHHASKHEDDNKENRSAQSARDVEQAAFGLSSKNPVLKNITDYLIEEASAEEEELLGMSGDQEEGQLGGDGDGPIERDPTLVKVLDRLILYLRIVHSVDYYNHCEYPNEDEMPNRCGIMHVRGSPPTAKVSSTELSEYCRNFESKMSAFLQPVATLSQEEFDKLGAKNAEVEVEKFVQANTQELSKDKWLCPLSGKKFKGPDFIRKHIFNKHAEKVAEVKAEAEYFNNYLKDPKRPQLPEHPGNKAPPREGIREGFNPYGCTTFGSYGGSGYGGSRGGYGSNYGAGFGGGFGMPRPSRGGFNRGRGGGGDFRPVIHYRDLDAPREPDEFL, from the exons ATGGGTGACTCTGACGACGAGTACGATAGAAAGAGAAGAGACAAATTTAGAGGGGAGAGGACAGAGTCCTATTCCAGAGAAGGTCGCAGAGATGACAGAAGAAGGGACGATTGGGTCGATAG TTGTAACGATAGGAATTATTCTAGAGAGTGGTCAAGTCGCCCTAGACAACGCCCAGATTATAGAGAGTACCGTGGTGGCGGAGGTGGTGGACGAGATAGATACAGCCCAGCCAGATCGCAGGAGATGGCACCTCCGATGAAAAGAATGAGGACCGATTGGGACGATCGGCCAAGATACGGACACGATTACtacggaggtggaggaggtggtgcAGCTTCTTGGGGACCGGACCACTATCCCCCGCCCCATCATGGCAATCATCACTATGGAAACCATGGTAACAGTAGCAG TCGAGAAGTAGCCGGCAACTTCAGTAATTCCAATGTCGAAACTCAACCTCCGATGATGTCGTTCAAAGCATTCCTTGGGACCCAAGAAGACACAATTACCGATGAGGAAGCTATTAAGCGCTATAATGAATATAAACTGGAATTCAGGAGGCAACAGTTGAACGAGTTCTTCGTTGCTCACAAGGACGAGGAATG GTTCAAAATAAAGTACCATCCGGAAGAGTCGGTGAAGAGAAAGGAGGAACAAGTGGGAGCCCTTAAG AAACGCGTTGAAGTTTTCTTGGAAATGCTCGACATTGAAGAAATAGACAAAGTTTCGGTCGACGCCGATCAAGCTGACGCCTTGCTACATTTGTTGGACGCGGTGGTTATTAAATTGGAAGGCGGTACCGAAGAAGATTTACAAGTTTTGGATGTGAAACCAAATAATCCAATCCTATCTAAAGACACAAGAGATAAAGAAGATGCAAAGATGAAAGCTGGAGCTGAAAAGAAACTCGACAACAG TGACGCAAGTAAAACAGACGAAGCTTCGCGCACAgagaaaacatttaaaaatgGACAAGGCGTGGATGCCGAAACAAAAAGCGTAGAAAAAGACGAGAATTTGGTAGAAGAGGCTGAAAAACCTGAAGATAGTATAGAAGACACGAAAAAGGACGAGGATGCAGACGAGTCAG GTCAAACGGAGGAAGTTAATGCTAAAAAGAGAAAACGTACCGATAGCAAcagtagcagcagcagcagtagcagcagtagtagTTCGTCCGGCAGCGACAGTAACAAACCCGACACACCTAAAGCGGAAACTC CGGTTGCCGAAAAAGCGGATGCCAGTAACGAAAATATAGAGACGCGAGATAACAAAGAGGACGATCGAGAGGCTAAAGCTGATGGTGAGTTGTCAGAACCTAAAAAGTCTACGATAGAACCGGAAGCTGTGATCGATTTGGCCAGCGAAGATAAGGAAAAAGAACCTAGAGCCTTGCACAAGACTAGCAgcatctttcttcgtaacttggCGCCGACTATCACGAAGGCGGAAGTCGAGGCG ATGTGCAAACGCTTCCCTGGATTTTTACGAGTTGCCATAGCGGATCCTCAGCCAGAAAGGAGATGGTTCAGAAGAGGTTGGGTGTCCTTCGAACGACAAGTAAACATAAAAGAAATATGTTGGAGCTTAAACAATATTCGA CTTCGGGATTGCGAGCTGGGTGCTATAGTGAATCGAGATCTCTCGCGTCGCATCCGAACGGTAAACGGTTTGACGTCTCATAAGCAGATAGTCCGACACGATATCAAACTAAGCGCCAAGATCGTTCACAATTTGGACAACAGAGTTGGTCTctggaacgaagaaaagaaggacGATCATCACGCGTCGAAGCACGAAGATGACAACAAAGAGAACAGAAGCGCGCAAAGTGCCCGTGATGTCGAGCAAGCG GCGTTTGGATTGTCGTCCAAGAATCCAGTATTGAAGAACATTACCGATTATTTAATAGAAGAAGCATCAGCTGAGGAAGAAGAATTATTAGGAATGTCCGGTGATCAAGAGGAGGGACAACTCGGAGGTGACGGAGATGGTCCGATCGAAAGAGATCCAACCCTCGTCAAG GTATTGGACAGATTGATACTTTACTTGCGTATAGTTCATTCTGTGGATTATTACAATCATTGCGAGTATCCGAACGAGGACGAGATGCCAAACAGATGCGGCATAATGCACGTCAGAGGATCGCCTCCGACCGCCAAGGTGTCCAGTACTGAGTTGTCGGAATACTGTCGCAACTTCGAGAGCAAAATGTCCGCTTTCCTGCAGCCAGTCGCGACCTTGTCTCAAGAAGAATTCGATAAACTCGGTGCTAAAAACGCAGAAGT TGAGGTGGAAAAATTTGTGCAAGCCAACACTCAAGAGCTGTCGAAAGACAAGTGGCTGTGCCCGCTCAGCGGGAAGAAGTTCAAAGGTCCGGATTTCATACGTAAACATATTTTCAACAAGCATGCGGAGAAAGTGGCCGAAGTGAAAGCGGAggcagaatatttcaacaactATCTGAAGGACCCGAAGAGGCCGCAGCTTCCCGAACATCCTGGAAACAAAGCACCTCCGAGAGAAGGCATACGCGAGGGATTCAATCCTTACGGTTGTACCAC GTTCGGAAGTTACGGTGGTAGCGGTTACGGTGGTAGCAGAGGAGGATATGGGTCCAACTATGGTGCAGGATTTGGTGGAGGATTTGGAATGCCGCGTCCCAGTCGTGGTGGTTTCAATAGAGGACG TGGCGGTGGAGGAGACTTCCGACCAGTCATTCATTATCGCGATCTCGATGCACCGAGAGAGCCGGACGAATTCCTATAA
- the Ars2 gene encoding arsenic resistance protein 2 isoform X4, whose product MGDSDDEYDRKRRDKFRGERTESYSREGRRDDRRRDDWVDREWSSRPRQRPDYREYRGGGGGGRDRYSPARSQEMAPPMKRMRTDWDDRPRYGHDYYGGGGGGAASWGPDHYPPPHHGNHHYGNHGNSSSREVAGNFSNSNVETQPPMMSFKAFLGTQEDTITDEEAIKRYNEYKLEFRRQQLNEFFVAHKDEEWFKIKYHPEESVKRKEEQVGALKKRVEVFLEMLDIEEIDKVSVDADQADALLHLLDAVVIKLEGGTEEDLQVLDVKPNNPILSKDTRDKEDAKMKAGAEKKLDNSDASKTDEASRTEKTFKNGQGVDAETKSVEKDENLVEEAEKPEDSIEDTKKDEDADESGQTEEVNAKKRKRTDSNSSSSSSSSSSSSSGSDSNKPDTPKAETPVAEKADASNENIETRDNKEDDREAKADGELSEPKKSTIEPEAVIDLASEDKEKEPRALHKTSSIFLRNLAPTITKAEVEAMCKRFPGFLRVAIADPQPERRWFRRGWVSFERQVNIKEICWSLNNIRLRDCELGAIVNRDLSRRIRTVNGLTSHKQIVRHDIKLSAKIVHNLDNRVGLWNEEKKDDHHASKHEDDNKENRSAQSARDVEQAAFGLSSKNPVLKNITDYLIEEASAEEEELLGMSGDQEEGQLGGDGDGPIERDPTLVKVLDRLILYLRIVHSVDYYNHCEYPNEDEMPNRCGIMHVRGSPPTAKVSSTELSEYCRNFESKMSAFLQPVATLSQEEFDKLGAKNAEVEVEKFVQANTQELSKDKWLCPLSGKKFKGPDFIRKHIFNKHAEKVAEVKAEAEYFNNYLKDPKRPQLPEHPGNKAPPREGIREGFNPYGCTTFGSYGGSGYGGSRGGYGSNYGAGFGGGFGMPRPSRGGFNRGRGGGGDFRPVIHYRDLDAPREPDEFL is encoded by the exons ATGGGTGACTCTGACGACGAGTACGATAGAAAGAGAAGAGACAAATTTAGAGGGGAGAGGACAGAGTCCTATTCCAGAGAAGGTCGCAGAGATGACAGAAGAAGGGACGATTGGGTCGATAG AGAGTGGTCAAGTCGCCCTAGACAACGCCCAGATTATAGAGAGTACCGTGGTGGCGGAGGTGGTGGACGAGATAGATACAGCCCAGCCAGATCGCAGGAGATGGCACCTCCGATGAAAAGAATGAGGACCGATTGGGACGATCGGCCAAGATACGGACACGATTACtacggaggtggaggaggtggtgcAGCTTCTTGGGGACCGGACCACTATCCCCCGCCCCATCATGGCAATCATCACTATGGAAACCATGGTAACAGTAGCAG TCGAGAAGTAGCCGGCAACTTCAGTAATTCCAATGTCGAAACTCAACCTCCGATGATGTCGTTCAAAGCATTCCTTGGGACCCAAGAAGACACAATTACCGATGAGGAAGCTATTAAGCGCTATAATGAATATAAACTGGAATTCAGGAGGCAACAGTTGAACGAGTTCTTCGTTGCTCACAAGGACGAGGAATG GTTCAAAATAAAGTACCATCCGGAAGAGTCGGTGAAGAGAAAGGAGGAACAAGTGGGAGCCCTTAAG AAACGCGTTGAAGTTTTCTTGGAAATGCTCGACATTGAAGAAATAGACAAAGTTTCGGTCGACGCCGATCAAGCTGACGCCTTGCTACATTTGTTGGACGCGGTGGTTATTAAATTGGAAGGCGGTACCGAAGAAGATTTACAAGTTTTGGATGTGAAACCAAATAATCCAATCCTATCTAAAGACACAAGAGATAAAGAAGATGCAAAGATGAAAGCTGGAGCTGAAAAGAAACTCGACAACAG TGACGCAAGTAAAACAGACGAAGCTTCGCGCACAgagaaaacatttaaaaatgGACAAGGCGTGGATGCCGAAACAAAAAGCGTAGAAAAAGACGAGAATTTGGTAGAAGAGGCTGAAAAACCTGAAGATAGTATAGAAGACACGAAAAAGGACGAGGATGCAGACGAGTCAG GTCAAACGGAGGAAGTTAATGCTAAAAAGAGAAAACGTACCGATAGCAAcagtagcagcagcagcagtagcagcagtagtagTTCGTCCGGCAGCGACAGTAACAAACCCGACACACCTAAAGCGGAAACTC CGGTTGCCGAAAAAGCGGATGCCAGTAACGAAAATATAGAGACGCGAGATAACAAAGAGGACGATCGAGAGGCTAAAGCTGATGGTGAGTTGTCAGAACCTAAAAAGTCTACGATAGAACCGGAAGCTGTGATCGATTTGGCCAGCGAAGATAAGGAAAAAGAACCTAGAGCCTTGCACAAGACTAGCAgcatctttcttcgtaacttggCGCCGACTATCACGAAGGCGGAAGTCGAGGCG ATGTGCAAACGCTTCCCTGGATTTTTACGAGTTGCCATAGCGGATCCTCAGCCAGAAAGGAGATGGTTCAGAAGAGGTTGGGTGTCCTTCGAACGACAAGTAAACATAAAAGAAATATGTTGGAGCTTAAACAATATTCGA CTTCGGGATTGCGAGCTGGGTGCTATAGTGAATCGAGATCTCTCGCGTCGCATCCGAACGGTAAACGGTTTGACGTCTCATAAGCAGATAGTCCGACACGATATCAAACTAAGCGCCAAGATCGTTCACAATTTGGACAACAGAGTTGGTCTctggaacgaagaaaagaaggacGATCATCACGCGTCGAAGCACGAAGATGACAACAAAGAGAACAGAAGCGCGCAAAGTGCCCGTGATGTCGAGCAAGCG GCGTTTGGATTGTCGTCCAAGAATCCAGTATTGAAGAACATTACCGATTATTTAATAGAAGAAGCATCAGCTGAGGAAGAAGAATTATTAGGAATGTCCGGTGATCAAGAGGAGGGACAACTCGGAGGTGACGGAGATGGTCCGATCGAAAGAGATCCAACCCTCGTCAAG GTATTGGACAGATTGATACTTTACTTGCGTATAGTTCATTCTGTGGATTATTACAATCATTGCGAGTATCCGAACGAGGACGAGATGCCAAACAGATGCGGCATAATGCACGTCAGAGGATCGCCTCCGACCGCCAAGGTGTCCAGTACTGAGTTGTCGGAATACTGTCGCAACTTCGAGAGCAAAATGTCCGCTTTCCTGCAGCCAGTCGCGACCTTGTCTCAAGAAGAATTCGATAAACTCGGTGCTAAAAACGCAGAAGT TGAGGTGGAAAAATTTGTGCAAGCCAACACTCAAGAGCTGTCGAAAGACAAGTGGCTGTGCCCGCTCAGCGGGAAGAAGTTCAAAGGTCCGGATTTCATACGTAAACATATTTTCAACAAGCATGCGGAGAAAGTGGCCGAAGTGAAAGCGGAggcagaatatttcaacaactATCTGAAGGACCCGAAGAGGCCGCAGCTTCCCGAACATCCTGGAAACAAAGCACCTCCGAGAGAAGGCATACGCGAGGGATTCAATCCTTACGGTTGTACCAC GTTCGGAAGTTACGGTGGTAGCGGTTACGGTGGTAGCAGAGGAGGATATGGGTCCAACTATGGTGCAGGATTTGGTGGAGGATTTGGAATGCCGCGTCCCAGTCGTGGTGGTTTCAATAGAGGACG TGGCGGTGGAGGAGACTTCCGACCAGTCATTCATTATCGCGATCTCGATGCACCGAGAGAGCCGGACGAATTCCTATAA
- the Ars2 gene encoding arsenic resistance protein 2 isoform X2, whose product MGDSDDEYDRKRRDKFRGERTESYSREGRRDDRRRDDWVDSCNDRNYSREWSSRPRQRPDYREYRGGGGGGRDRYSPARSQEMAPPMKRMRTDWDDRPRYGHDYYGGGGGGAASWGPDHYPPPHHGNHHYGNHGNSSSREVAGNFSNSNVETQPPMMSFKAFLGTQEDTITDEEAIKRYNEYKLEFRRQQLNEFFVAHKDEEWFKIKYHPEESVKRKEEQVGALKKRVEVFLEMLDIEEIDKVSVDADQADALLHLLDAVVIKLEGGTEEDLQVLDVKPNNPILSKDTRDKEDAKMKAGAEKKLDNSDASKTDEASRTEKTFKNGQGVDAETKSVEKDENLVEEAEKPEDSIEDTKKDEDADESGQTEEVNAKKRKRTDSNSSSSSSSSSSSSSGSDSNKPDTPKAETPVAEKADASNENIETRDNKEDDREAKADGELSEPKKSTIEPEAVIDLASEDKEKEPRALHKTSSIFLRNLAPTITKAEVEAMCKRFPGFLRVAIADPQPERRWFRRGWVSFERQVNIKEICWSLNNIRLRDCELGAIVNRDLSRRIRTVNGLTSHKQIVRHDIKLSAKIVHNLDNRVGLWNEEKKDDHHASKHEDDNKENRSAQSARDVEQAAFGLSSKNPVLKNITDYLIEEASAEEEELLGMSGDQEEGQLGGDGDGPIERDPTLVKVLDRLILYLRIVHSVDYYNHCEYPNEDEMPNRCGIMHVRGSPPTAKVSSTELSEYCRNFESKMSAFLQPVATLSQEEFDKLGAKNAEVEVEKFVQANTQELSKDKWLCPLSGKKFKGPDFIRKHIFNKHAEKVAEVKAEAEYFNNYLKDPKRPQLPEHPGNKAPPREGIREGFNPYGCTTFGSYGGSGYGGSRGGYGSNYGAGFGGGFGMPRPSRGGFNRGRAAPDSTSRPLISYNDLDQLDMDMF is encoded by the exons ATGGGTGACTCTGACGACGAGTACGATAGAAAGAGAAGAGACAAATTTAGAGGGGAGAGGACAGAGTCCTATTCCAGAGAAGGTCGCAGAGATGACAGAAGAAGGGACGATTGGGTCGATAG TTGTAACGATAGGAATTATTCTAGAGAGTGGTCAAGTCGCCCTAGACAACGCCCAGATTATAGAGAGTACCGTGGTGGCGGAGGTGGTGGACGAGATAGATACAGCCCAGCCAGATCGCAGGAGATGGCACCTCCGATGAAAAGAATGAGGACCGATTGGGACGATCGGCCAAGATACGGACACGATTACtacggaggtggaggaggtggtgcAGCTTCTTGGGGACCGGACCACTATCCCCCGCCCCATCATGGCAATCATCACTATGGAAACCATGGTAACAGTAGCAG TCGAGAAGTAGCCGGCAACTTCAGTAATTCCAATGTCGAAACTCAACCTCCGATGATGTCGTTCAAAGCATTCCTTGGGACCCAAGAAGACACAATTACCGATGAGGAAGCTATTAAGCGCTATAATGAATATAAACTGGAATTCAGGAGGCAACAGTTGAACGAGTTCTTCGTTGCTCACAAGGACGAGGAATG GTTCAAAATAAAGTACCATCCGGAAGAGTCGGTGAAGAGAAAGGAGGAACAAGTGGGAGCCCTTAAG AAACGCGTTGAAGTTTTCTTGGAAATGCTCGACATTGAAGAAATAGACAAAGTTTCGGTCGACGCCGATCAAGCTGACGCCTTGCTACATTTGTTGGACGCGGTGGTTATTAAATTGGAAGGCGGTACCGAAGAAGATTTACAAGTTTTGGATGTGAAACCAAATAATCCAATCCTATCTAAAGACACAAGAGATAAAGAAGATGCAAAGATGAAAGCTGGAGCTGAAAAGAAACTCGACAACAG TGACGCAAGTAAAACAGACGAAGCTTCGCGCACAgagaaaacatttaaaaatgGACAAGGCGTGGATGCCGAAACAAAAAGCGTAGAAAAAGACGAGAATTTGGTAGAAGAGGCTGAAAAACCTGAAGATAGTATAGAAGACACGAAAAAGGACGAGGATGCAGACGAGTCAG GTCAAACGGAGGAAGTTAATGCTAAAAAGAGAAAACGTACCGATAGCAAcagtagcagcagcagcagtagcagcagtagtagTTCGTCCGGCAGCGACAGTAACAAACCCGACACACCTAAAGCGGAAACTC CGGTTGCCGAAAAAGCGGATGCCAGTAACGAAAATATAGAGACGCGAGATAACAAAGAGGACGATCGAGAGGCTAAAGCTGATGGTGAGTTGTCAGAACCTAAAAAGTCTACGATAGAACCGGAAGCTGTGATCGATTTGGCCAGCGAAGATAAGGAAAAAGAACCTAGAGCCTTGCACAAGACTAGCAgcatctttcttcgtaacttggCGCCGACTATCACGAAGGCGGAAGTCGAGGCG ATGTGCAAACGCTTCCCTGGATTTTTACGAGTTGCCATAGCGGATCCTCAGCCAGAAAGGAGATGGTTCAGAAGAGGTTGGGTGTCCTTCGAACGACAAGTAAACATAAAAGAAATATGTTGGAGCTTAAACAATATTCGA CTTCGGGATTGCGAGCTGGGTGCTATAGTGAATCGAGATCTCTCGCGTCGCATCCGAACGGTAAACGGTTTGACGTCTCATAAGCAGATAGTCCGACACGATATCAAACTAAGCGCCAAGATCGTTCACAATTTGGACAACAGAGTTGGTCTctggaacgaagaaaagaaggacGATCATCACGCGTCGAAGCACGAAGATGACAACAAAGAGAACAGAAGCGCGCAAAGTGCCCGTGATGTCGAGCAAGCG GCGTTTGGATTGTCGTCCAAGAATCCAGTATTGAAGAACATTACCGATTATTTAATAGAAGAAGCATCAGCTGAGGAAGAAGAATTATTAGGAATGTCCGGTGATCAAGAGGAGGGACAACTCGGAGGTGACGGAGATGGTCCGATCGAAAGAGATCCAACCCTCGTCAAG GTATTGGACAGATTGATACTTTACTTGCGTATAGTTCATTCTGTGGATTATTACAATCATTGCGAGTATCCGAACGAGGACGAGATGCCAAACAGATGCGGCATAATGCACGTCAGAGGATCGCCTCCGACCGCCAAGGTGTCCAGTACTGAGTTGTCGGAATACTGTCGCAACTTCGAGAGCAAAATGTCCGCTTTCCTGCAGCCAGTCGCGACCTTGTCTCAAGAAGAATTCGATAAACTCGGTGCTAAAAACGCAGAAGT TGAGGTGGAAAAATTTGTGCAAGCCAACACTCAAGAGCTGTCGAAAGACAAGTGGCTGTGCCCGCTCAGCGGGAAGAAGTTCAAAGGTCCGGATTTCATACGTAAACATATTTTCAACAAGCATGCGGAGAAAGTGGCCGAAGTGAAAGCGGAggcagaatatttcaacaactATCTGAAGGACCCGAAGAGGCCGCAGCTTCCCGAACATCCTGGAAACAAAGCACCTCCGAGAGAAGGCATACGCGAGGGATTCAATCCTTACGGTTGTACCAC GTTCGGAAGTTACGGTGGTAGCGGTTACGGTGGTAGCAGAGGAGGATATGGGTCCAACTATGGTGCAGGATTTGGTGGAGGATTTGGAATGCCGCGTCCCAGTCGTGGTGGTTTCAATAGAGGACG GGCTGCTCCGGACTCAACCTCGAGGCCTCTTATTAGTTATAATGACTTGGACCAGCTAGACATGGATATGTTCTAA